Proteins encoded in a region of the Arvicanthis niloticus isolate mArvNil1 chromosome 16, mArvNil1.pat.X, whole genome shotgun sequence genome:
- the Or10j5 gene encoding olfactory receptor 10J5, whose amino-acid sequence MQRKNFTEVTEFIFLGFSSFGKHQITLFVIFLTIYILTLAGNIIIVTITHMDRHLHTPMYFFLSMLASSETIYTLIIVPRMLSSLIFYSLPISLAGCATQMFFFVTLATNNCFLLTAMGYDRYVAICKPLRYTVIMSKGMCAWLVCGSLGTGLVMAVLHVPAMFHLPFCGTVVEHFFCDIYPVMKLSCVDTTVNEIINYGVSSFVILVPIGLIFISYALITSSILKIVSAEGQKKAFATCASHLTVVIIHYGCASIAYLKPKSENSVEKDLLLSVTYTIITPLLNPVVYSLRNKEVKDALCRALGRNTC is encoded by the coding sequence ATGCAGAGAAAGAACTTCACTGAAGTGACAGAATTCATCTTCTTGGGATTCTCTAGCTTTGGAAAACATCAAATAACCCTCTTTGTGATTTTCCTAACCATCTACATTTTAACTCTGGCTGGCAACATCATTATAGTGACAATCACACACATGGACCGTCACCTTCACACTCCCATGTACTTCTTTCTGAGCATGTTGGCAAGTTCAGAGACTATATATACACTGATCATTGTCCCAAGAATGCTTTCCAGCCTAATTTTTTACAGCCTTCCCATATCCTTGGCAGGTTGTGCAACCCAAATGTTCTTTTTTGTCACCTTGGCCACCAACAACTGCTTTCTGCTCACAGCAATGGGTTATGATCGTTATGTGGCCATTTGTAAGCCTCTGAGATATACCGTCATCATGAGCAAGGGAATGTGTGCCTGGTTGGTTTGTGGGTCGTTAGGCACTGGTCTGGTTATGGCAGTTCTTCATGTGCCAGCCATGTTCCATTTGCCCTTCTGTGGCACAGTGGTGGAGCACTTTTTCTGTGACATATACCCAGTAATGAAACTTTCTTGTGTTGATACCACTGTCAATGAGATAATCAATTACGGTGTAAGTTCATTTGTAATTCTTGTGCCTATAGGGCTGATATTCATCTCCTATGCCCTCATCACCTCTTCTATCCTTAAAATTGTGTCtgctgaaggccagaagaaggcctTTGCCACCTGTGCCTCTCATCTCACTGTGGTCATCATCCATTATGGCTGCGCCTCTATTGCCTACCTCAAACCCAAGTCAGAAAATTCAGTAGAAAAAGACCTTCTTCTCTCTGTGACCTACACCATTATCACTCCCTTGCTGAACCCTGTTGTCTACAGTCTCAGGAACAAAGAAGTCAAAGATGCTCTATGCAGAGCTCTGGGCAGAAACACTTGTTAA